In one window of Astyanax mexicanus isolate ESR-SI-001 chromosome 18, AstMex3_surface, whole genome shotgun sequence DNA:
- the ubash3bb gene encoding ubiquitin associated and SH3 domain containing Bb produces MAAKEELYARIIPRRLRHGRASSAAKQGSPLDVLLSMGFPQSRALKALVSTGGRSVQLACDWLFSHVDDPFLDDPLPREYVLYLRPSGPLQNQLNHFWQQSRLTCGKNKAHNIFPHITLCQFFMCADSKVEALCGALQSTVSQWRGRFPSPLPLELYTSANFIGLFVEEQVAETLKKFASDFAAEAASKADVHVEPHKKQLHVTLAYHFPSCHLASLEKLARGIEVKLGCDWLAVLFSRDIRFANHETLRVMYPYVPQNEDELELVPGDFIFTSPVEQMSTSEGWVYGTSLNTGISGLLPENYVGRADECDTWVFHGSHSFFSASPSEKSNKESRTLDGLLSIQCLDNSRPGDSSILSLVCQPMQVLRVNSHSRSPKRTLFVCRHGERMDVVFGKHWLSQCSDAKGRYVRTNLNMPPFLPAWGGGHRDYDMDAPITVFGTTQARTVGEALLESNTAIDFIYSSPSLRCVQTAHEILKGMQLDGKLKIRVEPGLFEWTKWVSGSSLPSWISPSDLAAANLSVDTTYRPHIAITKLSVAESYDTYMSRSYKVTKDILSDCKNKGNNVLIVGHASSLEACTRQLQGQTLRNSKDFVQVVRKIPYLGMCACEEQDSNSWKLVDPPILPLTHGPNHSFSWRETLQQE; encoded by the exons GTTAAAGGCGCTGGTTTCTACAGGAGGCAGGAGTGTGCAGCTGGCATGTGACTG GCTCTTTTCTCACGTAGATGACCCCTTCTTGGACGACCCCTTACCCAGAGAGTATGTGCTATATCTGCGCCCCAGCGGCCCCCTTCAGAACCAGCTCAACCACTTCTGGCAGCAGTCCAGGCTGACCTGCGGCAAGAACAAAGCCCACAACATATTCCCCCACATCACGCTCTGCCAGTTCTTCATG TGTGCAGACAGTAAGGTGGAGGCTCTGTGTGGAGCTCTGCAGTCCACAGTGAGCCAGTGGAGAGGACGCTTCCCCAGCCCCCTGCCTCTCGAGCTCTACACCTCCGCCAACTTCATCGGCCTCTTTGTGGAGGAGCAGGTGGCCGAGACGTTGAAGAAGTTCGCCTCAGACTTCGCTGCAGAAGCTGCTTCTAAAGCAG ATGTTCATGTGGAGCCCCATAAGAAGCAGCTGCACGTGACTCTAGCCTACCACTTTCCCAGCTGTCATTTGGCTTCACTGGAAAAGCTGGCGAGAGGAATTGAGGTCAAGCTGGGCTGCGATTGGCTCGCCGTCCTTTTCTCTCGGGACATTAGATTTGCAAATCATGAG ACTCTGAGGGTGATGTACCCCTATGTTCCTCAGAatgaggatgagctggagcttgtACCAGGTGACTTTATCTTCACATCACCAGTGGAGCAGATGAGCACCAGTGAGGGCTGGGTTTATGGCACTTCTCTAAACACAGGGATTTCTGGGCTTCTGCCTGAAAATTATGTGGGTCGGGCTGATGAATGCGACACATGGGTCTTCCACGG GTCGCACTCATTCTTCAGTGCCTCACCTTCAGAAAAAAGCAACAAAGAGAGCAGAACATTGGATGGGCTACTCAGCATTCAGTGCCTGGATAACTCAAGACCAGGGGATTCATCCATCCTGAGTTTGGTCTGCCAACCTATGCAG GTACTCCGAGTCAACAGCCACTCTCGCTCTCCTAAAAGGACGCTCTTTGTGTGTCGCCATGGAGAGAGGATGGACGTGGTGTTTGGGAAACACTGGCTCTCACAGTGCTCTGATGCTAAAG GCAGATATGTGCGAACTAACCTGAATATGCCTCCATTCCTCCCTGCCTGGGGTGGAGGACACAGGGATTATGACATGGACGCTCCTATAACCGTGTTTGGAACCACTCAGGCCAGAACTGTGG GTGAGGCTTTACTGGAGAGCAACACTGCCATTGACTTCATCTATTCCTCGCCGAGCCTCCGCTGCGTTCAGACAGCCCACGAGATCCTCAAAG gTATGCAGCTGGATGGAAAGCTGAAGATACGAGTGGAGCCAGGCCTGTTTGAATGGACCAAATGGGTGTCAGGGTCTTCTCTACCCTCATGGATCTCTCCCTCGGACCTTGCTGCAGCCAACCTCAGTGTGGACACAACCTACAG ACCTCACATAGCCATTACTAAACTAAGCGTGGCCGAGTCCTACGACACCTACATGAGCCGGAGCTACAAAGTGACCAAAGACATCCTGTCAGACTGCAAAAACAAAg GTAATAATGTTCTGATAGTGGGTCATGCATCATCTCTGGAGGCCTGCACCCGCCAGCTCCAGGGCCAGACCCTGCGCAACTCCAAAGACTTCGTCCAAGTAGTGCGGAAG ATCCCGTATCTGggtatgtgtgcatgtgaggaGCAGGATTCAAACTCGTGGAAGCTTGTGGACCCGCCCATCCTCCCCCTCACCCACGGACCCAATCACAGCTTCAGCTGGAGAGAGACGCTACAGCAGGAATGA